In a genomic window of Pontibacter liquoris:
- a CDS encoding glycosyltransferase gives MFSVPRSVDLCILIPCFNNLPGMIRSVQSIRYTEGKYAVILVDDGSTPPLMLPELKLALSPAVPLHLISLGENSGITGALNAGLRWILHNLQTRYIARLDCGDVCHADRFFRQVAYLDAHQDVGLLGSWCTFKQTYSSFQYNYTTPTEHNLIQREMYFRNVFIHPTVIFRSTLLNKVGLYPEAFQYVEDYALFWKILQESKGKILDELLVTCEINKAGISIKNRKAQLQGRKHVIKAFGESFFLKFLGEVKLIILGMIPYHMVMHLKEKFTRTGIAFI, from the coding sequence GTGTTTTCAGTACCTCGTTCAGTAGACCTTTGCATTCTGATCCCATGTTTTAATAACCTGCCTGGTATGATCAGATCTGTGCAGAGCATCCGGTATACGGAAGGAAAGTATGCTGTTATACTCGTAGATGACGGAAGTACCCCCCCTTTGATGTTGCCTGAGTTAAAACTGGCTTTAAGCCCAGCAGTGCCGCTGCATCTTATATCCCTTGGGGAAAATTCGGGAATAACGGGTGCCCTGAATGCTGGTTTAAGATGGATATTGCACAACCTTCAAACACGCTATATTGCCCGCTTGGATTGTGGCGATGTATGCCATGCAGATCGTTTTTTTAGACAAGTAGCCTACCTGGATGCACATCAAGATGTTGGCCTATTGGGTAGCTGGTGTACATTTAAACAGACTTATTCATCATTTCAGTACAATTATACTACGCCAACAGAGCATAATCTGATCCAACGTGAGATGTACTTCCGGAACGTTTTTATTCATCCTACTGTCATTTTCAGATCAACGCTATTGAACAAGGTAGGTTTATACCCGGAGGCATTTCAGTATGTGGAGGACTATGCATTGTTCTGGAAAATTTTGCAGGAGTCAAAAGGCAAGATACTGGATGAACTGCTAGTAACCTGCGAAATAAATAAAGCAGGCATCTCCATTAAAAATCGCAAGGCCCAGTTGCAGGGTAGAAAACACGTAATAAAAGCTTTTGGTGAATCTTTTTTTTTAAAATTTTTGGGAGAGGTGAAATTGATTATCTTGGGAATGATACCATATCATATGGTTATGCATTTGAAAGAAAAATTTACTAGGACAGGAATTGCATTTATTTGA
- a CDS encoding PspC domain-containing protein, with protein sequence MKRLQYFIESRAFGVCTMLGDKLGFATSSIRLSFIYLSFLTMGSPVIIYLALAFWMNVQKHLRRERSTVWDL encoded by the coding sequence ATGAAAAGGCTGCAGTACTTTATCGAATCGCGGGCATTTGGTGTTTGTACGATGCTGGGTGACAAACTCGGTTTTGCAACGAGCAGCATACGCCTCTCTTTTATCTATCTTTCTTTTCTGACCATGGGCTCTCCGGTGATCATATACCTGGCACTGGCCTTCTGGATGAATGTGCAAAAGCACCTCCGCCGCGAGCGTAGCACTGTCTGGGATTTATAG
- a CDS encoding glycosyltransferase: MIIVHVVEPFAAGVALFVKSLTEAMPNELHIVIHGERKLVMSAKEVKKTFPKGNVRFIRWKSAQRALNPFKDFLAFTELYKVLRRLKHRNLVDAVHLHSSKSGLLGRIACRLAGIDKYVYTPNGAPFLSGANAVLNYFYQQLEKLGNMVGGEVVCCSASEQDEYIKLGINATHVNNGIALPDIQKGDRKYNKEKFIVITTGRIEEQKNPLLFNEIAAYFKELAEFEFIWAGDGQEKGCLTATNITVTGWVAAEEINRLVAQADMYISTSVFEGLSFGVLEALALRKPVLLSDCVGNKDVVKKGVNGDIFSSKREAIVKILSFANNRDMMEIMGQHSQAICSSKFDMHRNFQGYKQIYQTRPMLAPQTDLRTAV, encoded by the coding sequence ATGATTATAGTACACGTTGTCGAACCCTTTGCAGCTGGCGTAGCTTTATTCGTGAAGTCCCTTACGGAAGCAATGCCAAATGAGTTACATATTGTGATTCATGGTGAAAGAAAATTAGTGATGTCGGCAAAAGAAGTAAAGAAGACGTTCCCAAAAGGAAATGTTAGGTTTATCCGTTGGAAGTCGGCACAACGCGCGCTCAATCCCTTCAAAGATTTTCTGGCCTTTACGGAATTGTACAAAGTCTTAAGGCGGCTTAAACACAGGAATTTGGTGGATGCCGTGCATCTTCATTCTTCCAAAAGTGGGCTTCTTGGCCGCATCGCCTGCCGCCTGGCAGGAATCGACAAATATGTGTATACTCCTAATGGTGCTCCGTTTCTATCAGGTGCGAATGCCGTTCTAAACTATTTCTACCAACAACTTGAAAAGTTAGGTAATATGGTCGGAGGTGAAGTAGTATGTTGTTCTGCTTCTGAACAAGATGAATATATAAAATTAGGGATCAATGCTACCCATGTTAACAATGGCATTGCCTTACCTGATATTCAGAAGGGTGATCGTAAGTATAACAAAGAAAAGTTTATAGTTATAACCACAGGCCGCATAGAGGAACAAAAGAATCCTTTGTTATTCAACGAAATAGCGGCGTACTTCAAAGAGTTAGCTGAGTTTGAATTTATCTGGGCTGGCGACGGTCAGGAAAAAGGCTGCCTGACAGCAACAAACATTACTGTTACCGGTTGGGTAGCGGCTGAGGAGATTAATCGCCTTGTTGCTCAGGCAGATATGTATATTTCTACTTCTGTTTTCGAAGGTCTTTCTTTTGGTGTACTGGAAGCTTTGGCTTTACGGAAGCCGGTACTCCTAAGTGATTGTGTGGGAAATAAGGATGTGGTGAAAAAAGGTGTAAACGGGGATATCTTCTCAAGTAAAAGAGAAGCTATCGTGAAGATTCTGAGCTTTGCCAATAACCGGGATATGATGGAGATAATGGGGCAACACTCACAAGCTATATGCAGCTCCAAATTTGATATGCACCGAAACTTCCAGGGGTATAAGCAAATTTACCAGACCAGGCCAATGCTAGCTCCCCAAACTGATTTAAGAACAGCAGTTTAA
- a CDS encoding gliding motility-associated C-terminal domain-containing protein encodes MLIIWIILAQAGGVLAQSGIPGCFEAFDTKGKKIETLCVGQEVTFQDCGNKVPDENEYYVFDYQSDSPIPTPATPDKKHTYNAPGRYRVLQIANYGGATLTDTVSLVFEVKEALAPTFAYTLCANRRVSVQVTNRNYDSYVLDFGDGQQQAAKSGDQYSHTYAAAGNFTLTLTGIYSGAPCQGIYTQAVSVQGSVPVPNLVKLEVLQQALTGQLQVSLQNLQPGLRYTIERQQNPGSPYQTIDTIQQVTQAALSYTLANVNTAESAGYRVRPTDACRSQLQEVSNAVQSIALTASPAEAKVTLTWSKAPASVQRAEIYRNGSIYTSTDYTATTYTDTDVRCGNTYTYQLAYTYPNGVESLSAPQQAAVVSTAVPPKGQLLATFDLDNQLQLTLEVPPGQALQQMQLEQSIAGGPYKALATAVQPSFTLSTPDLSQGACYRASYTNSCGNNAGYSNNACPMLLKAVAEPDGSINLSWTRYEGFAGGVGTYTVELLSSDKQLLATYPASGTTYTDKAPGSESLLLYRIKATAKNGTAVSYSNIQTLEQPLLLFVPSAFTPNSDGLNDVLEIKGRYFSNFRMRIYNRLGNMLYESADAQTGWDGTFKGQPAPAGVYTYEITVTTATGTPERRTGTITLLR; translated from the coding sequence ATGCTTATTATATGGATTATACTTGCGCAGGCGGGTGGCGTACTAGCTCAATCTGGTATACCAGGCTGTTTTGAAGCTTTTGATACGAAAGGAAAGAAAATAGAAACGCTGTGCGTTGGGCAGGAAGTAACCTTCCAGGATTGTGGCAACAAAGTGCCCGATGAGAACGAGTATTACGTGTTCGATTATCAAAGCGATAGCCCGATTCCGACGCCCGCTACACCCGATAAAAAACACACCTATAACGCTCCTGGCCGCTACCGCGTACTGCAGATCGCCAATTACGGCGGCGCTACGCTCACCGATACGGTCTCGCTGGTGTTTGAGGTGAAGGAAGCGCTCGCCCCCACCTTCGCCTATACCTTGTGCGCCAACCGACGCGTAAGTGTACAGGTAACTAACCGGAACTACGACAGCTATGTGCTGGATTTCGGTGATGGCCAGCAGCAAGCGGCAAAATCCGGCGATCAATACAGCCATACCTATGCTGCAGCCGGCAATTTTACCCTTACCCTTACCGGTATTTACAGTGGTGCTCCGTGCCAGGGCATTTATACGCAAGCTGTTTCTGTTCAGGGCAGCGTGCCTGTTCCTAATCTTGTTAAACTGGAGGTTTTGCAGCAGGCCCTAACAGGCCAGTTACAGGTATCCTTGCAAAACCTGCAGCCGGGCCTTCGCTATACTATAGAAAGGCAGCAAAACCCGGGCAGTCCCTATCAAACCATCGACACCATACAGCAGGTGACGCAGGCTGCGCTAAGCTATACCCTGGCAAATGTCAATACAGCTGAAAGTGCCGGCTATCGTGTCCGGCCAACTGATGCCTGCCGCTCACAGCTGCAGGAAGTCTCCAATGCCGTGCAAAGTATAGCCTTAACGGCTTCCCCTGCGGAGGCAAAAGTAACCCTAACCTGGAGCAAGGCCCCGGCCAGCGTGCAACGAGCAGAGATTTACCGAAACGGCAGTATTTATACTTCAACCGATTACACAGCTACAACCTATACCGACACCGATGTGCGTTGTGGCAACACCTATACTTATCAGCTGGCATACACCTACCCGAATGGCGTAGAGTCGCTTTCAGCGCCGCAACAGGCTGCTGTTGTCTCCACAGCTGTGCCCCCGAAAGGCCAATTACTCGCCACCTTTGATCTGGATAATCAGCTGCAACTTACCCTGGAGGTGCCACCTGGACAGGCGTTGCAGCAAATGCAGCTGGAACAAAGTATAGCCGGCGGCCCTTACAAAGCTCTGGCCACAGCCGTGCAGCCTTCCTTTACCCTTTCTACTCCGGATCTGAGTCAAGGAGCTTGTTACCGGGCCAGTTATACCAATAGCTGCGGCAACAACGCTGGGTACAGCAACAATGCCTGCCCGATGCTGCTCAAAGCCGTTGCTGAGCCCGACGGAAGCATTAACTTAAGCTGGACCAGATATGAGGGCTTTGCCGGTGGCGTGGGCACGTATACGGTGGAACTGCTTAGCTCCGACAAACAGCTGCTGGCCACCTATCCTGCCAGCGGCACCACCTATACTGATAAAGCACCAGGCTCGGAATCCCTTTTGCTCTACCGCATCAAGGCAACGGCTAAAAACGGAACTGCTGTTTCTTATTCCAACATCCAGACACTGGAACAACCCTTGCTGCTGTTTGTACCAAGCGCTTTTACACCCAATAGTGATGGACTGAATGATGTGCTGGAAATAAAGGGTCGCTATTTCAGCAACTTCCGGATGCGAATTTATAACCGGCTGGGCAATATGCTTTATGAATCGGCGGATGCGCAAACAGGCTGGGATGGCACGTTTAAAGGGCAGCCCGCCCCCGCAGGCGTGTATACGTATGAGATCACCGTCACCACGGCCACCGGTACGCCCGAGCGCCGCACCGGCACTATTACCTTGTTGCGCTAA
- a CDS encoding glycosyltransferase family 2 protein, which yields MAYSYPHTAIVILNWNGLRYLEQFLPSVVANSSGCEVIVADNASTDGSVAFLQANFPQVRLILLPQNYGFCEGYNKALQQVEATYYVLLNSDVAVPPGWVASIISLMEADKQIAVCQPKILSQQHPAFLEYAGAGGGMLDAIGYPFCRGRLFDTLEEDKGQYNDVQQIFWATGACMFVRSVVFRELGGLEPAFFAHMEEIDFCWRAQNAGYKVMYNGRSQVYHVGGGTLHKSNPHKTYLNFRNGLALLYKNLPEQELLPTMGLRVLLDWMAALRMLLAGQTKDAKAVLQAHADLLGKRSYWRERRRAQLHKGRFPQMAGVYKGSIVWEYFFRQHKTVQELSN from the coding sequence TTGGCCTATAGTTACCCCCACACTGCCATCGTCATTCTTAACTGGAATGGCCTTAGGTATTTAGAACAATTTCTGCCATCGGTAGTGGCAAACAGCAGTGGCTGCGAGGTGATCGTAGCCGACAATGCCTCTACCGATGGCTCTGTTGCTTTTCTGCAGGCTAATTTTCCGCAGGTGCGGCTCATACTGCTGCCCCAGAATTATGGCTTTTGCGAAGGGTATAACAAGGCGTTGCAACAGGTAGAGGCAACCTACTATGTGCTGCTTAATTCAGATGTGGCCGTGCCGCCAGGCTGGGTAGCCTCCATCATCAGCCTGATGGAAGCAGACAAACAAATTGCCGTTTGCCAGCCAAAGATCCTTTCGCAACAACATCCTGCTTTTCTGGAGTATGCCGGCGCCGGCGGTGGTATGCTCGATGCTATTGGCTACCCGTTTTGCCGGGGCCGCCTATTCGATACGTTGGAGGAAGACAAGGGCCAGTATAACGATGTGCAGCAGATCTTCTGGGCTACGGGTGCCTGCATGTTTGTCAGAAGCGTCGTTTTCCGGGAACTGGGCGGTCTGGAGCCTGCTTTTTTTGCGCACATGGAAGAGATCGATTTCTGCTGGCGCGCGCAGAATGCCGGGTATAAAGTCATGTATAATGGCCGGAGCCAGGTATACCATGTGGGTGGTGGCACCTTGCACAAATCAAATCCGCATAAAACTTACCTCAACTTCCGTAACGGCCTGGCCCTGCTCTATAAAAACTTGCCGGAGCAGGAATTGCTCCCCACCATGGGCTTACGCGTGTTGCTTGATTGGATGGCCGCCTTAAGAATGCTGCTGGCCGGGCAAACGAAAGATGCCAAAGCTGTACTGCAGGCACATGCCGACTTATTAGGAAAGCGCAGCTACTGGCGCGAGCGCCGGCGTGCCCAATTGCACAAAGGCCGATTTCCGCAGATGGCAGGCGTGTATAAAGGTAGCATCGTGTGGGAGTACTTTTTCAGGCAGCACAAAACCGTGCAGGAACTATCAAATTAG
- a CDS encoding pyruvate dehydrogenase complex E1 component subunit beta, translated as MRSIQFREALREAMTEEMRRDERVFLMGEEVAEYNGAYKVSQGMLDEFGPERVIDTPIAELGFAGIGVGAAMNGLRPIIEFMTFNFSLVAIDQVINAAAKLMSMSGGQYGAPMVFRGPTGSAGMLSSQHSQNFENWYANTPGLKVIVPCNPYDAKGLLKSAIRDNDPVIFMESEQMYGDKGEVPEEEYLIPIGVADIKRAGTDVTLVSFGKMMKVALAAADELAKDGIEAEVIDLRTVRPIDYKTLVESVKKTNRMVVVEEAWPLASISAELAYHIQSNAFDYMDAPVKRVTCRDVPLPYAPTLIEASLPNVARTIEAVKQVMYKKA; from the coding sequence ATGCGAAGTATACAGTTTAGAGAAGCCCTGCGAGAAGCCATGACGGAGGAAATGCGCCGCGATGAGCGTGTGTTTCTGATGGGCGAGGAAGTGGCGGAATACAACGGTGCCTACAAAGTGAGCCAGGGCATGCTGGATGAATTTGGTCCGGAGCGCGTAATTGACACCCCGATTGCAGAACTTGGTTTTGCCGGAATCGGTGTTGGCGCTGCCATGAACGGCCTGCGCCCGATCATTGAGTTCATGACCTTCAACTTCTCGTTGGTAGCCATTGACCAGGTGATCAACGCTGCAGCAAAATTAATGTCTATGTCTGGTGGCCAGTATGGTGCGCCAATGGTTTTCCGCGGTCCTACTGGTAGCGCGGGCATGTTGTCGTCGCAGCACTCGCAGAACTTCGAGAACTGGTATGCCAACACCCCCGGCCTGAAAGTAATCGTGCCCTGTAATCCATATGACGCCAAAGGATTGCTGAAGTCCGCTATCCGCGACAATGATCCGGTAATCTTTATGGAGTCGGAGCAGATGTATGGCGACAAAGGTGAGGTGCCGGAAGAAGAATACCTGATCCCGATTGGCGTAGCAGATATCAAGCGTGCCGGTACTGATGTTACGCTGGTGTCGTTTGGCAAAATGATGAAAGTGGCCCTGGCGGCTGCCGACGAGCTGGCAAAAGACGGCATCGAAGCGGAAGTGATTGACCTGCGCACCGTGCGCCCGATCGATTACAAAACCCTGGTAGAATCGGTAAAGAAGACCAACCGCATGGTAGTAGTAGAAGAAGCATGGCCGCTGGCCTCTATCTCTGCCGAGCTGGCTTACCACATCCAGAGCAATGCTTTTGATTATATGGATGCACCGGTAAAACGCGTTACCTGCCGCGATGTGCCGCTTCCTTATGCGCCTACGCTTATCGAGGCTTCACTGCCTAACGTAGCACGCACCATCGAAGCCGTAAAACAAGTAATGTATAAGAAAGCTTAA
- the hisS gene encoding histidine--tRNA ligase: protein MSKEKPTIPKGTRDFGPAVVVKRNYIFGVIRRTFEKYGYLPLETPAMEQLSVLTGKYGEEGDQLIFKILNSGDFLSKTTSVDIAEGSKALTRKISEKALRYDLTVPFARYVVMNRNEITFPFKRYQIQPVWRADRPQKGRYREFYQCDADVVGTSSLLCEAEIVQMINEVLTALGLTDFTIKINHRGILAGIAEAIGEKGREGDICVAIDKLDKIGQEGVRKELLERGISEEAVTKLEPLYTLSGSNEEIMAQLQAILGATAEGKRGLQDLQEVWTYLQGLNSQALTAQNASGHPRLLLDVTLARGLSYYTGCIFEVKVNNVSMGSISGGGRYDNLTGMFGLPGVSGVGFSFGVDRIYDVLEELQLFPDSSQVGTKVLLVQFDKASELYALPLLQQLRDAGIASELYPEAAKLKKQMGYADQKSIPYVLLIGSEEMASGKLKLRNMQLGEQQDLTIGEIIAQLTH, encoded by the coding sequence ATGAGCAAAGAAAAACCAACGATACCGAAAGGAACCCGCGATTTTGGCCCCGCTGTGGTGGTCAAACGTAACTATATTTTTGGCGTGATCCGCCGCACCTTTGAAAAATACGGCTACCTGCCCCTGGAAACACCGGCCATGGAGCAACTCTCAGTGCTGACAGGCAAGTATGGCGAAGAAGGAGATCAGCTGATATTCAAGATCCTCAACTCGGGCGACTTCCTGTCAAAAACTACCTCCGTAGACATTGCTGAAGGCTCCAAAGCGCTTACGCGAAAAATATCGGAGAAGGCCTTACGTTATGATTTAACGGTACCTTTTGCCCGCTATGTGGTGATGAACCGCAACGAGATCACTTTCCCGTTCAAGCGGTACCAGATTCAGCCAGTGTGGCGCGCCGATCGTCCGCAGAAAGGGCGCTACCGCGAGTTTTACCAGTGCGATGCCGATGTGGTGGGCACTTCTTCGCTGCTATGCGAAGCTGAGATCGTACAGATGATCAACGAAGTGCTGACTGCACTCGGACTCACCGATTTCACGATCAAAATCAACCACCGGGGTATTCTGGCCGGCATAGCCGAGGCCATTGGCGAGAAAGGGCGTGAAGGCGATATTTGTGTGGCCATTGATAAGCTGGATAAGATCGGACAGGAAGGCGTGCGTAAAGAACTGCTGGAACGCGGTATTTCGGAAGAGGCCGTTACCAAACTAGAGCCGCTTTATACTTTAAGTGGCAGCAACGAAGAAATTATGGCGCAGCTGCAGGCTATACTTGGTGCTACCGCCGAAGGGAAGCGCGGTTTGCAGGATCTGCAGGAAGTATGGACGTACCTTCAGGGGCTCAACAGCCAGGCATTAACGGCCCAGAATGCCTCGGGCCATCCAAGGCTACTGCTGGATGTTACCCTGGCGCGGGGCCTCTCCTATTATACGGGCTGCATATTTGAGGTGAAAGTGAACAATGTAAGTATGGGCAGCATCAGCGGCGGTGGCCGTTATGATAACCTGACCGGCATGTTTGGCCTGCCGGGCGTGTCGGGTGTGGGCTTCTCGTTTGGCGTAGATAGAATCTATGATGTACTGGAGGAGCTGCAGCTGTTCCCGGACAGCAGCCAGGTAGGCACCAAGGTATTACTGGTGCAATTCGATAAAGCATCTGAACTGTATGCGCTGCCTTTGTTGCAGCAACTGCGGGATGCCGGTATTGCTTCGGAGTTATACCCTGAAGCGGCCAAGCTCAAAAAGCAAATGGGGTATGCCGATCAGAAAAGTATCCCTTATGTACTGTTGATCGGCTCGGAGGAAATGGCCAGCGGCAAACTAAAACTGCGCAACATGCAGCTTGGTGAACAGCAGGATCTCACAATTGGGGAAATCATCGCGCAGCTCACCCACTAA
- a CDS encoding YbaB/EbfC family nucleoid-associated protein: MFDMFGMMGKMKEVQAKLKEAQENLQHITVTAESGAGLVKATVNGQRKLLKIEIDESILNATDQDMVNDLVVAAVNNAMLTASERAQEEMKKNTEGLLPNIPGLDLGSFGL, translated from the coding sequence ATGTTTGATATGTTCGGCATGATGGGCAAAATGAAAGAAGTCCAGGCCAAATTGAAAGAAGCACAGGAAAACTTACAGCATATTACCGTAACAGCCGAATCTGGCGCAGGCCTGGTAAAGGCTACTGTCAACGGGCAGCGTAAGCTCCTCAAAATTGAGATCGATGAATCTATCCTGAACGCCACGGACCAGGACATGGTAAACGACCTGGTAGTAGCCGCTGTGAACAATGCCATGCTGACAGCCAGTGAGCGTGCGCAGGAAGAAATGAAAAAGAATACCGAAGGATTGCTGCCCAATATTCCCGGCTTAGATCTCGGCAGCTTTGGCCTATAG
- the hutH gene encoding histidine ammonia-lyase translates to MDTIHYISSNYLTLEAIKAIVANKYTLALSEEAEQRIVRCYEYLHQKISSSDRSIYGINTGFGSLCNKKISPQDLEQLQRNLMMSHACGTGAEVPQEIVKLMLLLKIQSLAYGHSGVQLKTVKRLIDFYNRDIYPVVYQQGSLGASGDLAPLAHLCLPLLGLGEVNYQGYKLASEHVLEMFSWEPVALKAKEGLALLNGTQFMSAYGVYTLLMARRLLRQADVVSALSLDAFDGRLEPFNALIHQLRPHPGQLETAQAIRELLAGSQLAQKEKQHVQDPYSFRCIPQVHGASKDALRYAEQVFLTEINSVTDNPNIFPEEDEIVSGGNFHGQPLALALDFMAIAVAELGSISERRTYQLISGLRGLPDFLVAEPGLNSGFMITQYTAASIVSQSKQLCTPASIDSIPSSNNQEDHVSMGANAATKLYQVVHNTERVLAIELLNAAQALEFRRPLQTSPVLEQLIASYREKISFVSTDRVLHYDIMQSIAFLRTCRL, encoded by the coding sequence ATGGACACGATACACTACATTTCCAGCAATTATCTTACCCTTGAGGCCATCAAGGCAATCGTGGCTAACAAGTATACGCTGGCTTTATCGGAGGAAGCAGAACAACGGATTGTGCGCTGTTACGAATACCTGCATCAGAAAATCAGCAGCTCCGACAGAAGTATCTATGGCATCAACACTGGGTTTGGCTCCCTTTGTAACAAGAAGATTTCGCCGCAGGATCTGGAGCAGCTGCAACGTAACCTGATGATGTCGCATGCCTGTGGCACGGGTGCCGAGGTGCCGCAGGAGATCGTGAAGCTGATGCTGTTGCTAAAAATTCAGTCGCTGGCTTATGGCCATAGCGGGGTGCAGCTTAAAACCGTAAAGCGCCTGATCGACTTTTATAACCGCGACATTTACCCGGTAGTATACCAGCAAGGTTCGCTGGGCGCCAGTGGCGACCTGGCTCCGCTGGCGCATTTGTGCCTGCCCTTGCTGGGGCTTGGAGAAGTTAACTACCAGGGTTATAAACTGGCTAGCGAGCATGTGCTGGAGATGTTCAGCTGGGAACCGGTGGCGCTGAAGGCGAAAGAAGGATTGGCTCTGCTAAACGGTACCCAGTTTATGAGTGCGTATGGCGTTTATACGTTGCTGATGGCGCGGCGCCTTTTGCGGCAGGCCGATGTGGTTAGCGCGCTATCGTTGGATGCTTTTGACGGTCGCCTGGAACCGTTTAATGCGCTTATTCACCAGCTCCGTCCGCATCCGGGGCAACTTGAAACCGCTCAGGCGATACGGGAGCTGCTAGCAGGCAGCCAACTGGCTCAAAAGGAAAAGCAGCATGTGCAGGATCCGTATTCGTTCCGGTGCATTCCGCAGGTGCATGGCGCTTCTAAAGATGCGCTGCGCTATGCCGAGCAGGTATTTCTCACAGAGATCAATTCGGTAACAGATAACCCGAATATTTTTCCGGAAGAAGATGAAATCGTTTCCGGCGGAAATTTTCATGGGCAACCCCTGGCATTAGCGCTAGATTTCATGGCCATTGCCGTTGCCGAACTGGGCAGCATTTCGGAGCGGCGCACCTACCAGCTAATCTCCGGGCTGCGCGGCCTGCCAGATTTCCTGGTGGCAGAGCCGGGGCTGAACTCGGGCTTTATGATCACGCAATATACAGCCGCTTCCATCGTAAGCCAGAGTAAACAACTCTGCACCCCTGCCTCCATCGATTCCATTCCATCGTCTAACAACCAGGAAGATCATGTCAGTATGGGCGCCAATGCAGCAACCAAACTCTACCAGGTGGTGCATAATACAGAGCGTGTGCTGGCCATTGAGCTGCTGAATGCAGCGCAGGCACTCGAGTTCCGAAGACCCTTGCAAACATCGCCGGTGCTGGAGCAGCTTATCGCCTCCTACCGCGAAAAAATATCGTTTGTATCTACCGATCGGGTATTGCACTATGATATCATGCAAAGCATCGCCTTTCTGAGAACCTGCAGGTTGTAA